In Campylobacter sp. 2014D-0216, the following proteins share a genomic window:
- a CDS encoding potassium channel family protein, producing MSFLKKLQKFLNWSPSPKPSINLNDELYEQLKFLRIPLIAVVMMTLIGAFGYMLTSNFNLNDAIYQAGMTFTTLGYTEVNPIPTAGRIFTVIYVLLTFTIFTFCMGLVIEIVKKGVLSKIIKERRMLHKVARLKNHFVICYHNDFTIELAQQFRENHIPFVVVDDVENFSEIAEKYNYPYYIESAPHTNLAFLKSNLSSAKGVITLSSNIADNIAIIASVRLFEKELQRINPYFILASSSNEDETEKLKKLGANSIVSATKLVAQRLSAMSARPDMENLLENYLYKKNSPIDLEEIKIPDESWVRFKRLKEIHLRDMANVSIVGIIENKKFTPMPRGETLISTGATLLIVGTADSIKIAKKIIKNKQKPDELKYI from the coding sequence ATGTCTTTTTTAAAAAAGCTACAAAAATTCCTCAATTGGTCTCCTTCTCCCAAACCCTCTATTAATCTCAACGACGAGCTTTACGAGCAACTTAAATTTTTAAGAATCCCGCTTATTGCTGTTGTAATGATGACTTTAATCGGGGCTTTTGGGTATATGCTCACAAGTAATTTCAACCTTAACGATGCTATTTATCAAGCTGGTATGACTTTCACCACTCTTGGTTACACCGAAGTCAATCCCATACCAACCGCAGGTAGAATTTTTACCGTTATATATGTATTACTTACCTTTACAATCTTTACTTTTTGCATGGGCTTGGTAATAGAAATAGTAAAAAAAGGCGTCTTATCTAAAATCATCAAGGAAAGAAGAATGCTTCATAAAGTTGCAAGATTAAAAAATCATTTTGTAATATGCTACCATAATGATTTTACTATAGAACTAGCTCAGCAATTTAGAGAAAACCACATTCCTTTTGTTGTGGTAGATGATGTTGAAAATTTTAGCGAAATCGCTGAAAAATACAACTATCCTTACTATATAGAAAGTGCGCCTCATACAAACTTGGCCTTTTTAAAAAGTAATCTCTCTAGCGCAAAAGGCGTTATAACACTTAGTAGTAATATAGCAGATAATATTGCCATCATTGCTTCTGTAAGATTATTTGAAAAAGAACTACAAAGAATTAATCCTTATTTTATACTAGCTAGTTCAAGCAACGAAGATGAAACCGAAAAACTCAAAAAACTAGGAGCAAATTCCATCGTTTCTGCGACAAAACTAGTCGCACAAAGACTTAGCGCCATGTCAGCAAGACCGGATATGGAAAATTTATTAGAAAACTATCTTTATAAAAAAAATAGTCCCATTGATCTAGAAGAAATTAAAATACCTGATGAATCTTGGGTAAGATTTAAAAGATTAAAAGAAATTCACCTAAGAGATATGGCAAATGTGAGTATTGTTGGAATTATAGAAAATAAAAAATTCACTCCAATGCCAAGAGGTGAAACACTAATCAGCACGGGCGCGACATTGCTTATTGTAGGTACAGCAGATAGTATCAAAATAGCTAAGAAGATCATTAAGAACAAACAAAAACCCGATGAGTTAAAATATATTTAA
- a CDS encoding M23 family metallopeptidase, giving the protein MMKDKFTLTITDVNGSRHFLLSQIIKKVVLYFTSFVFIVIVLGALYINYLADKRSELLKEQEALSATNTKLFSQNESMQKSLEEKTALYDELQTQLADIEDNLGLKQDESLDIPERLEKVKLTNDQAYLFLTQIPNGHVIEDKGVTGNFGWRHHPILNKKEFHPGIDLRAALKTPIYAPANGVVEYAAYSNNGYGYSVILIHNFGFKTVFAHMTRQDVVKAGQFVKKGDLLGYTGNTGLSTGPHLHYEVRFINKLLDPKIFIDLNRKNYEQIFEKERRVPWQSLIKALLLQYPKLQSFQTEQK; this is encoded by the coding sequence ATAATGAAAGATAAGTTTACTTTGACTATAACAGATGTCAATGGTTCTAGGCATTTTTTATTAAGTCAAATTATTAAAAAAGTAGTGCTTTATTTTACTTCTTTTGTTTTTATCGTTATTGTGTTGGGTGCCTTGTATATTAATTATCTAGCAGATAAGCGTTCAGAGCTCTTAAAAGAGCAAGAAGCATTATCAGCTACAAACACGAAGTTATTCTCTCAAAATGAAAGTATGCAAAAAAGTTTAGAGGAAAAAACTGCTTTATACGATGAGCTTCAAACCCAGCTTGCAGATATTGAAGATAATTTAGGTTTAAAGCAAGATGAAAGTTTGGATATACCAGAAAGATTAGAAAAGGTTAAGCTTACAAACGATCAAGCTTATTTGTTTTTAACGCAAATTCCAAATGGTCATGTGATAGAGGATAAAGGCGTTACGGGTAATTTTGGTTGGAGACATCATCCTATTTTAAATAAAAAAGAATTTCACCCAGGAATTGATTTAAGAGCCGCGTTAAAAACTCCTATTTATGCTCCTGCAAATGGGGTAGTAGAATATGCTGCTTATAGTAATAATGGCTATGGATATTCAGTGATTTTGATCCATAATTTTGGTTTTAAAACAGTTTTTGCGCATATGACACGTCAAGATGTGGTTAAAGCGGGTCAATTTGTAAAAAAAGGTGATTTACTAGGTTATACGGGAAATACCGGACTTTCAACAGGTCCGCATTTGCATTATGAGGTTAGATTTATTAATAAACTTTTAGATCCTAAAATTTTTATAGATTTAAACCGAAAGAATTATGAACAAATTTTTGAAAAAGAAAGGAGAGTTCCATGGCAATCTTTAATAAAGGCTCTATTGCTACAGTATCCGAAACTACAGTCATTTCAAACGGAGCAAAAATAG
- a CDS encoding YdcH family protein, whose amino-acid sequence MLHEFRDLITELKGKDMHFDKLFEEHNALDHKIKDAEEGRIHLDSLEVANLKKEKLRLKDELNTYLSNYKK is encoded by the coding sequence ATGCTACACGAATTTAGGGATTTAATTACTGAATTAAAAGGCAAAGATATGCATTTTGACAAACTTTTTGAAGAGCATAATGCATTAGACCACAAAATCAAAGATGCCGAAGAAGGTAGGATTCACCTAGATAGCTTAGAAGTTGCAAACCTAAAAAAAGAAAAATTAAGACTGAAAGATGAATTAAATACTTATTTGTCAAATTACAAAAAATAG
- the rpmB gene encoding 50S ribosomal protein L28, producing MSRICQITGKGPMVGNNVSHANNKTKRRFLPNLRTVRITLEDGTTRKVRVAASTLRTLKKQSSK from the coding sequence ATGTCAAGAATTTGCCAAATTACAGGAAAAGGACCTATGGTAGGTAATAATGTTAGCCATGCTAACAATAAAACAAAAAGACGCTTTTTGCCAAATTTAAGAACAGTTCGCATTACTTTAGAAGATGGAACAACTAGAAAAGTTAGAGTTGCTGCTTCAACTTTAAGAACACTTAAAAAACAAAGTAGCAAGTAA
- the groL gene encoding chaperonin GroEL (60 kDa chaperone family; promotes refolding of misfolded polypeptides especially under stressful conditions; forms two stacked rings of heptamers to form a barrel-shaped 14mer; ends can be capped by GroES; misfolded proteins enter the barrel where they are refolded when GroES binds), producing MAKEIFFSDEARNKLYEGVKKLNDAVKVTMGPRGRNVLIQKSFGAPTITKDGVSVAKEVELKDSLENMGASLVREVASKTADQAGDGTTTATVLAHAIFKEGLRNITAGANPIEVKRGMDKACEAIVAELKKLSREVKDKKEIAQVATISANSDEKIGNLIADAMEKVGKDGVITVEEAKSINDELNVVEGMQFDRGYLSPYFITNTEKMTVELQSPFILLFDKKIANLKDLLPILEQIQKTGKPLLIIAEDIEGEALATLVVNKLRGVLNISAVKAPGFGDRRKAMLEDIAILTGGEVISEELGRTLESASIQDLGQASSVIIDKDNTTIVNGAGEKANIDARINQIKAQIAETSSDYDREKLQERLAKLSGGVAVIKVGAATETEMKEKKDRVDDALSATKAAVEEGIVIGGGAALIKAKSKISLNLQGDEAIGAAIVERALRAPLRQIAENAGFDAGVVVNTVENSKEENVGFDAAKGEYVNMLESGIIDPVKVERVALLNAVSVASMLLTTEATISEIKEDKPAMPDMSGMGGMGGMGGMM from the coding sequence ATGGCAAAAGAAATATTTTTTTCAGATGAAGCAAGAAACAAACTTTATGAAGGCGTTAAAAAACTAAATGATGCAGTAAAAGTGACTATGGGGCCACGTGGTCGCAATGTATTGATCCAAAAAAGTTTTGGTGCTCCAACTATCACAAAAGACGGTGTAAGTGTAGCTAAAGAAGTAGAATTGAAAGATTCTTTAGAGAACATGGGTGCTTCTTTGGTAAGAGAGGTAGCTAGCAAAACTGCTGATCAAGCGGGCGATGGAACAACAACTGCAACAGTTTTAGCACATGCGATTTTCAAAGAAGGTTTAAGAAATATCACAGCTGGTGCTAATCCAATCGAAGTTAAAAGAGGTATGGATAAAGCTTGCGAAGCAATTGTTGCGGAGTTAAAAAAACTTTCTCGTGAGGTTAAAGATAAAAAAGAAATCGCTCAAGTTGCAACAATTTCTGCAAATTCAGATGAAAAAATCGGAAATTTAATTGCTGATGCTATGGAAAAAGTGGGAAAAGATGGTGTAATTACCGTTGAAGAAGCAAAATCAATTAATGATGAATTAAATGTAGTAGAAGGTATGCAATTTGATAGAGGTTATTTAAGCCCGTATTTCATCACGAACACTGAAAAAATGACAGTTGAATTACAAAGTCCATTTATTTTATTGTTTGATAAAAAAATTGCTAACTTAAAAGATTTGCTACCAATTTTAGAGCAAATTCAAAAAACAGGAAAACCACTTTTAATTATTGCTGAAGATATTGAAGGTGAAGCTTTAGCAACTTTAGTGGTAAATAAATTAAGAGGTGTTTTAAATATTTCAGCGGTTAAGGCTCCTGGCTTTGGCGATAGAAGAAAAGCTATGCTTGAAGATATTGCTATCTTAACAGGTGGTGAAGTGATTTCTGAAGAGCTTGGAAGAACTTTAGAAAGTGCTAGTATTCAAGATCTAGGTCAAGCTTCAAGCGTGATCATTGATAAAGATAATACAACTATTGTAAATGGTGCAGGTGAGAAAGCAAATATTGATGCAAGAATCAACCAAATTAAAGCACAAATTGCTGAAACAAGTTCAGATTATGATAGAGAAAAATTACAAGAAAGACTAGCTAAATTAAGTGGTGGGGTTGCAGTGATTAAAGTTGGTGCTGCCACTGAAACTGAAATGAAAGAGAAAAAAGACAGAGTTGATGATGCATTAAGTGCTACAAAAGCTGCAGTTGAAGAAGGTATAGTAATAGGCGGTGGTGCTGCATTAATCAAAGCAAAATCAAAAATCAGTTTAAATCTACAAGGTGATGAGGCTATTGGTGCAGCTATCGTAGAAAGAGCTTTAAGAGCACCTTTAAGACAAATTGCAGAAAATGCAGGTTTTGATGCTGGTGTGGTAGTAAACACTGTAGAAAATAGCAAAGAAGAAAACGTGGGCTTTGATGCTGCAAAAGGCGAATATGTAAATATGCTTGAAAGTGGTATTATTGATCCGGTTAAAGTAGAAAGAGTGGCGTTATTGAATGCTGTTTCAGTAGCTAGTATGCTTTTGACAACTGAAGCTACAATCAGTGAAATTAAAGAAGATAAACCTGCTATGCCTGATATGAGTGGTATGGGCGGAATGGGAGGCATGGGCGGTATGATGTAA
- the groES gene encoding co-chaperone GroES, translating into MNFQPLGKRILVKRLEEMKTTASGIIIPDNAKEKPLNGEVVAVSKEVEDIKVSDKVMFAKYGGTEIKLDNEEYLVLNIEDVLGIIK; encoded by the coding sequence ATGAATTTTCAACCTCTAGGAAAGCGTATTTTAGTAAAACGCTTAGAAGAAATGAAAACTACTGCTTCTGGGATTATTATACCAGATAATGCTAAAGAAAAACCATTAAATGGTGAAGTTGTTGCAGTGAGCAAAGAAGTAGAAGATATCAAAGTAAGCGATAAAGTAATGTTTGCAAAATATGGTGGAACAGAGATTAAGCTTGATAATGAAGAGTATTTAGTTCTTAATATTGAAGATGTTTTAGGGATTATTAAATAA
- a CDS encoding DEAD/DEAH box helicase yields MQAKLYEYLLNNQPELIVCEDDKEADELAQVSLFLQFKTFVLPDFRAEFGSDLRSFSKELFEICKVLNAYYKEDEKKILISPIKTVLQKLPGQKHLKNITLKRNSLLALEKFKEEILHSGYEFVDIVQDKGEISIRGDIIDIFAINEEQPFRILLFSDEVESIRYFDINTQKSIPNELSMIEICPFLGAFNQEQYDNLQEKIQNFQSQSIVNDINSLGFWCIDDFCDYLNLKFVSIKKFDVSDYEEDISRINQNILPEARLHKDLVSAYNQDFFTFHKDKHIIVLAKNEALFKALNLQDTSNVELKIAQERVNLITQDKLIISLNKKEKSKRIRKASLVIDELRVGDFVVHEDYGVAKFLGLEIIAIAGARKEFVALGYLNNDKLLLPVENLYMIDKYIGASGGIPLLDKLGKGSFLKIKERLKEKLFAIASNIVSLAAARALIKAKELKITQELQDEFINKAGFFYTKDQLQVCQEISQDLKSMQVMDRLLSGDVGFGKTEIAMNAIFTCVKSGYTALFFVPTTLLSAQHFKTLKRRFDPFDIEVFKLDRFTSTKEKKQVLAFLKENKPCVVVGTHSLLGVECENLGLVVIDEEHKFGVKQKEKLKELSKNSHILSMSATPIPRSLNQALSSLKSYSVLQTPPEDRLDVRTFVRESNDALIKEAVSRELRRAGQIFYIRNHIASIENCKRYLLDLFPSLKILILHSKIDAKTTEEEMIKFENKEYDLLLCTSIVESGIDLANANTIIVENSDRFGMADLHQLRGRVGRSAKQGYCYFLIEDKEKITKDSLKRLTSLESNSYLGSGSVLAYHDLEIRGGGNLLGVDQSGHIEQIGYSLYLKMLEDEINKLSKKEELKEKKIDLKLNINAFLNSEYISEDRLRLELYRRLSKCTNVNEVYEIESEMNDRFGKPDIFTKQFLDLIIIKILASKHYKLVSNYEQNICFVKDDESKEVIKAKSKDDDDVIEAVLMYLRKNENV; encoded by the coding sequence ATGCAAGCTAAATTATACGAATACTTATTAAACAACCAGCCTGAGCTTATTGTTTGTGAAGATGATAAAGAAGCAGATGAACTAGCTCAAGTTAGTTTATTTTTGCAATTTAAAACCTTTGTTTTACCTGATTTTAGGGCTGAATTTGGTAGCGATTTACGATCTTTTTCTAAAGAGCTTTTTGAAATTTGTAAGGTTTTAAATGCTTATTATAAAGAAGATGAAAAAAAGATTTTAATTTCTCCTATTAAGACAGTTTTACAAAAATTACCAGGTCAAAAACATTTAAAAAATATCACTTTAAAAAGAAATTCATTGCTTGCTTTGGAAAAGTTTAAAGAGGAAATTTTACATAGTGGTTATGAATTTGTTGATATTGTTCAAGATAAAGGTGAAATTTCTATACGTGGAGATATTATTGATATTTTTGCGATTAACGAAGAGCAACCTTTTAGAATTTTACTTTTTTCTGATGAGGTGGAAAGTATTAGGTATTTTGATATCAATACGCAAAAGTCAATCCCCAATGAGCTTTCTATGATCGAAATTTGCCCTTTTTTAGGTGCTTTTAATCAAGAACAGTATGATAATTTACAAGAAAAAATTCAAAATTTCCAAAGCCAAAGTATTGTGAATGATATAAATTCTTTGGGTTTTTGGTGTATTGATGATTTTTGTGATTATTTAAATTTAAAATTTGTAAGCATTAAAAAATTTGATGTAAGTGATTATGAAGAAGATATTAGTAGGATAAACCAAAATATCTTACCTGAAGCAAGATTACATAAAGACTTAGTTAGTGCGTATAATCAGGATTTTTTTACTTTTCACAAAGACAAGCATATTATAGTTTTGGCAAAAAACGAAGCTTTGTTTAAAGCTTTAAATTTACAAGATACTTCTAATGTGGAGTTAAAAATTGCACAAGAAAGGGTTAATCTTATCACTCAAGATAAGTTGATCATTTCTTTGAATAAAAAAGAAAAAAGTAAAAGAATTAGAAAAGCAAGCTTAGTTATAGATGAACTTAGGGTAGGAGACTTTGTTGTTCATGAGGATTATGGTGTAGCTAAATTTCTAGGACTTGAAATCATTGCAATAGCAGGAGCTAGAAAAGAATTTGTGGCGCTTGGGTATTTAAATAACGATAAGCTTTTATTGCCTGTGGAAAATTTATACATGATTGACAAATATATCGGCGCAAGTGGTGGTATACCTTTGTTGGATAAGCTTGGCAAGGGAAGCTTTTTAAAGATCAAGGAAAGATTAAAAGAAAAACTTTTTGCTATTGCTTCTAATATTGTATCTTTAGCAGCAGCTAGAGCATTGATAAAAGCAAAAGAATTAAAAATCACTCAAGAATTACAAGATGAGTTTATAAATAAAGCAGGGTTTTTCTATACCAAAGATCAGCTTCAAGTGTGCCAAGAGATTAGTCAAGATCTGAAAAGTATGCAAGTAATGGATAGACTTTTAAGTGGCGATGTGGGTTTTGGAAAAACAGAAATCGCTATGAATGCTATTTTTACATGTGTAAAAAGTGGTTATACAGCTTTGTTTTTTGTGCCAACAACCTTGCTTTCAGCGCAGCATTTTAAAACTTTAAAGCGAAGGTTTGATCCTTTTGATATAGAGGTTTTTAAATTAGACCGTTTTACTAGCACAAAAGAAAAAAAACAAGTTTTGGCATTTTTAAAAGAAAATAAACCTTGTGTAGTAGTTGGTACACACTCGCTTTTAGGGGTTGAGTGTGAAAATTTGGGTTTAGTGGTGATAGATGAGGAACATAAATTCGGTGTAAAACAAAAAGAAAAACTTAAAGAGTTAAGTAAAAACTCGCATATCTTATCTATGTCAGCTACGCCTATACCAAGAAGTTTAAATCAAGCACTTAGCTCTTTAAAATCATACAGTGTTTTACAAACTCCTCCTGAAGATCGTTTAGATGTGCGCACCTTTGTTAGAGAAAGCAATGATGCTTTGATTAAAGAAGCTGTTTCTAGAGAATTAAGAAGAGCGGGGCAGATTTTTTATATACGTAATCATATAGCCAGTATTGAAAATTGTAAAAGATATCTTTTGGATTTATTTCCAAGTTTAAAAATTCTAATCTTGCATTCTAAAATCGATGCAAAAACAACCGAAGAAGAGATGATTAAATTTGAAAATAAAGAATATGACTTATTGCTTTGTACTTCTATAGTTGAAAGCGGTATCGATTTAGCTAATGCTAACACTATTATCGTAGAAAATTCAGATCGTTTTGGCATGGCTGATTTGCACCAGCTTAGAGGAAGGGTAGGACGTAGCGCTAAGCAGGGATATTGTTACTTTCTCATTGAAGATAAAGAAAAGATCACAAAAGATTCTTTAAAACGACTTACAAGTTTAGAAAGTAATTCTTATCTAGGTTCAGGAAGTGTGCTTGCTTATCATGATTTAGAAATTCGTGGTGGTGGAAATTTATTAGGTGTGGATCAAAGTGGACATATAGAACAAATTGGTTATAGTTTGTATCTTAAAATGTTAGAAGATGAGATTAATAAGCTAAGTAAAAAAGAAGAACTCAAAGAAAAGAAAATTGACCTAAAATTAAATATCAATGCATTTTTAAATAGTGAATATATCAGCGAAGATCGTTTAAGATTGGAGCTTTATAGAAGGTTAAGTAAATGTACGAATGTGAATGAGGTATATGAAATAGAAAGCGAAATGAATGATCGTTTTGGCAAGCCCGATATTTTCACAAAACAGTTTTTAGATCTAATCATCATAAAAATTTTAGCGAGTAAGCATTATAAGCTAGTAAGTAATTATGAACAAAATATTTGTTTTGTTAAAGATGATGAGAGCAAAGAGGTGATTAAAGCAAAAAGTAAAGATGATGATGATGTGATTGAAGCAGTATTGATGTATCTAAGAAAGAATGAAAACGTATGA
- the hpf gene encoding ribosome hibernation-promoting factor, HPF/YfiA family — MNTSIVGKQFELTESIKEYVEKSFDTLSKYGLDVISARCVISADERHGKKGFWAEFSINLAGINTVVVKQKDKDLYAAVDLAIDRIAKVLRRLHDKNITHKHQDEIKENLVLPSMIEEDEIVPMELELYKPLEIDEALEKLKASKDIFLVFNDMDAKMRVLFKKKDGKFGLF, encoded by the coding sequence ATGAATACAAGTATAGTTGGAAAGCAGTTTGAATTAACTGAATCAATCAAAGAGTATGTGGAAAAAAGCTTCGATACTTTAAGTAAGTATGGTTTAGATGTGATTTCTGCACGTTGTGTGATTAGCGCTGATGAAAGACATGGTAAAAAAGGATTTTGGGCTGAATTTAGTATTAATTTAGCCGGTATTAATACGGTAGTGGTTAAGCAAAAAGACAAAGATTTATACGCTGCAGTAGATTTAGCAATCGATAGAATTGCTAAAGTTTTAAGAAGATTGCATGATAAAAATATTACCCATAAGCACCAAGATGAGATCAAAGAAAATTTAGTATTACCAAGTATGATCGAAGAAGATGAGATTGTGCCTATGGAGCTTGAGTTATATAAGCCATTGGAAATTGATGAGGCGCTTGAGAAGCTTAAAGCAAGCAAGGATATATTTTTAGTTTTTAATGATATGGATGCAAAAATGAGAGTATTATTTAAGAAAAAAGATGGCAAATTCGGTTTGTTTTAA
- a CDS encoding bactofilin family protein, which produces MAIFNKGSIATVSETTVISNGAKIEGKFYFDSMLHLDGEITGVVNSSNVIVIGKSGVLKGQVKASKIVINGVFEGEMQVDSLEILSGGVLNGNIIVKQLSIENGGKFNGSSKIVEKDEELATIDVSVENSDNAS; this is translated from the coding sequence ATGGCAATCTTTAATAAAGGCTCTATTGCTACAGTATCCGAAACTACAGTCATTTCAAACGGAGCAAAAATAGAAGGAAAATTTTACTTTGATTCTATGTTACATTTAGATGGAGAAATCACTGGAGTGGTGAATTCTTCCAATGTTATAGTTATAGGTAAAAGTGGTGTGTTAAAAGGACAAGTAAAAGCGAGTAAAATTGTTATCAATGGTGTTTTTGAAGGGGAAATGCAAGTTGATTCACTAGAAATTTTATCTGGCGGTGTGTTAAATGGTAATATCATAGTCAAGCAACTAAGTATAGAAAATGGTGGTAAATTTAATGGAAGTAGTAAGATTGTAGAAAAAGATGAAGAACTCGCTACCATTGATGTTAGTGTAGAAAATTCAGATAATGCAAGCTAA
- a CDS encoding CZB domain-containing protein — MQFSSKFTQLISNANSTSSHATRIASEIFVSLAKLDHVAFKLNGYNEIIHASGKTLSDHLSCRLAKWIAGVGKERFSDGRAFGKLNLPHQKVHENINQAIKLAHDEDTGNHLVQNQILDKCNNAERASEDLFVIFKEMLDEKDPNIENKEDK; from the coding sequence GTGCAATTTTCGAGTAAATTTACACAACTCATCTCTAATGCAAACTCAACTAGCTCTCATGCTACGCGTATTGCTTCAGAAATTTTCGTTTCACTTGCAAAATTAGACCATGTTGCATTTAAACTAAACGGTTATAATGAAATCATTCATGCATCAGGAAAAACGCTTTCTGATCACTTAAGTTGTAGACTTGCTAAATGGATTGCGGGTGTTGGCAAAGAAAGATTTTCAGATGGAAGAGCTTTTGGAAAGCTAAATTTACCGCACCAAAAAGTGCATGAAAACATCAACCAAGCAATCAAACTAGCACATGATGAAGACACTGGCAATCATTTGGTGCAAAATCAAATTTTAGACAAATGTAATAACGCTGAAAGAGCTTCTGAAGATTTATTTGTAATCTTTAAAGAAATGCTTGATGAGAAAGATCCAAACATCGAAAACAAGGAAGATAAATAA
- a CDS encoding NUDIX domain-containing protein, translating to MKNLQEKQFGSSKYIKPKRYTYIGKDDKQYTWDFIEAMDSVSIFLYHHQKDAFVFVKQFRIPLWDYQKRNHLQVDEMGFSIELCSGLVDKHLSIEDIAKEECIEELGYAPKTLEKIGEFYTGFGSGVSRQFLFYASIDENDKINSGGGIDGEEIQAVWIKRNKFEQFCEKNPIRTPLLEYAYLWFKGKK from the coding sequence ATGAAAAACTTACAAGAAAAGCAATTTGGTAGTTCAAAATACATTAAACCCAAAAGATATACTTATATAGGTAAAGATGATAAACAATATACTTGGGATTTTATAGAGGCAATGGATAGTGTTTCTATTTTTTTATATCATCATCAAAAAGATGCCTTTGTTTTTGTTAAGCAGTTTAGAATTCCTTTGTGGGATTATCAAAAACGCAATCATTTGCAAGTAGATGAAATGGGCTTTAGTATAGAGCTTTGTTCAGGACTTGTAGATAAGCACTTGAGTATTGAGGATATTGCAAAGGAAGAGTGTATAGAAGAGTTAGGATATGCACCTAAAACACTTGAAAAAATAGGGGAGTTTTACACTGGGTTTGGCTCTGGAGTGAGTAGGCAATTTTTATTTTATGCAAGTATAGATGAAAATGACAAAATAAATAGTGGTGGTGGTATCGATGGAGAAGAAATCCAAGCGGTATGGATTAAAAGAAATAAATTTGAACAATTTTGTGAGAAAAATCCTATAAGAACTCCATTGCTTGAATATGCGTATTTGTGGTTTAAAGGTAAGAAGTAA
- a CDS encoding endonuclease III domain-containing protein produces the protein MSGYEIFKALINANIKYKDFEWLENNGLSEFEILVSAVLTQNTNWKNVLKALVNLKQANITTLEDLHRLNTQEIALLIKPSGFYNTKAKYIKNFIQKFFQDFDSFEDFKVQVDREWILSIKGFGQESADGILNYICKKEFLVVDAYSAKITQYLGCEYQSYEDLAEFLKQDIAKHQQELNTLIGKECKLYELYQIFHALIVSFCKTHFQGKKLSLEGAEILNPLKF, from the coding sequence ATGAGTGGGTATGAAATTTTTAAAGCCTTAATTAATGCAAATATAAAATACAAGGATTTTGAATGGCTTGAAAATAATGGTCTAAGTGAATTTGAAATTTTAGTATCTGCGGTATTAACTCAAAATACAAACTGGAAAAATGTATTAAAAGCTTTGGTAAATTTAAAACAAGCAAACATTACCACGCTAGAGGATTTACATAGATTAAATACGCAAGAAATAGCACTTTTGATCAAACCTAGTGGGTTTTATAATACTAAGGCAAAGTATATAAAAAATTTTATCCAAAAGTTTTTTCAAGATTTTGATTCTTTTGAAGATTTTAAAGTGCAAGTAGACAGAGAGTGGATTTTAAGTATTAAGGGTTTTGGTCAAGAAAGTGCTGATGGCATTTTAAATTATATTTGTAAAAAAGAATTTTTAGTTGTAGATGCATACAGCGCCAAAATCACACAGTATTTAGGGTGTGAGTATCAAAGTTATGAAGATTTGGCGGAATTTTTAAAACAAGATATAGCTAAGCATCAGCAAGAATTAAATACTTTAATAGGAAAAGAATGCAAACTTTATGAGTTGTATCAAATTTTTCATGCTTTAATTGTTTCTTTTTGTAAAACACATTTTCAAGGCAAGAAGCTATCACTAGAAGGTGCAGAAATATTAAATCCTTTAAAATTTTAA